In Neorhodopirellula lusitana, one genomic interval encodes:
- a CDS encoding DUF1559 domain-containing protein, producing the protein MKERKNHGFTLVELLVVIAIIGVLVGLLLPAVQAAREAARRMSCSNNFKQIGLAVHNYHSAYKKNGKYMGGTYQLNSGNSRAGTTANNLNWLSHWPGLLPFMEQQAVWEQFANPYQATGGTIPPMGPLVDISLTEHTAIGNYDPFLTNIPTLRCPSDPGVGLPAQGRTNYAACLGDSYMLGDGSVIGRNGVEDTAKVERLKKWQRGFYVPRVVTRFRDVLDGLSNTICMGEIITDLGDQDKRSHFAGNSAGPASRRNGANLTTNQTSGLRSTWCRQALDASRPQFWDFSGGTVTNYGGGENNRGMKYAAGLPSYTAFTTILPPNTELCLSRGRLGAGVLSASSRHQGGAHVLMSDGAVKFITDSIEAGDSTAEVVGNGLADGSASPFGLWGSLGTRASKEIISEEF; encoded by the coding sequence ATGAAAGAACGTAAGAATCATGGTTTCACTTTAGTTGAGTTGTTGGTGGTGATTGCCATCATCGGGGTCCTCGTTGGATTGCTGTTGCCGGCAGTTCAGGCCGCCCGAGAAGCTGCACGTCGAATGAGCTGCAGTAACAACTTCAAGCAAATTGGTTTGGCGGTCCACAACTACCACAGTGCTTACAAGAAGAACGGTAAGTACATGGGTGGGACGTACCAACTGAATTCAGGCAACAGCAGAGCTGGCACGACGGCCAATAACCTGAATTGGCTAAGTCATTGGCCCGGTCTCTTGCCGTTCATGGAGCAACAAGCGGTTTGGGAGCAGTTCGCAAACCCCTACCAAGCAACCGGCGGCACGATCCCACCGATGGGGCCACTGGTGGATATTTCATTAACCGAGCATACGGCTATTGGAAACTACGATCCGTTCTTGACGAACATTCCTACGCTGCGTTGCCCGAGTGACCCCGGTGTCGGCTTGCCCGCACAAGGGCGTACTAACTACGCCGCCTGTCTTGGGGACTCCTACATGCTGGGCGACGGCAGCGTTATCGGGCGAAACGGGGTCGAAGATACCGCAAAGGTCGAACGATTGAAAAAATGGCAGCGAGGTTTCTATGTGCCTCGTGTCGTGACCCGTTTCCGGGACGTTCTTGACGGATTGTCAAACACCATTTGCATGGGCGAAATTATCACAGACCTTGGTGATCAAGACAAACGTTCCCACTTCGCTGGCAATAGTGCTGGTCCTGCAAGCCGCCGAAATGGAGCAAACCTGACCACGAACCAGACCAGTGGTCTTCGGTCGACATGGTGCCGACAGGCGCTTGACGCCTCTCGTCCACAGTTTTGGGATTTCAGTGGCGGGACAGTCACGAACTACGGTGGTGGCGAGAACAACCGAGGCATGAAATACGCTGCAGGACTCCCTAGCTACACCGCATTCACAACGATCTTGCCACCGAATACTGAGCTTTGCCTTTCACGGGGTAGACTTGGTGCAGGTGTCTTGTCAGCTTCAAGCCGCCACCAAGGTGGTGCTCATGTTTTGATGAGTGATGGAGCCGTCAAGTTCATCACGGATTCGATCGAAGCCGGTGATTCGACAGCCGAAGTTGTTGGTAATGGTCTGGCTGACGGTAGTGCCAGCCCCTTCGGATTGTGGGGTTCACTCGGAACCAGAGCTTCAAAAGAGATCATCAGCGAGGAGTTCTAA
- a CDS encoding AAA domain-containing protein codes for MPEIRGQVDVSTIDAMLEAAIAEGGLPTEDVLAAIVSLMQQCISTHEAGHVAPLEGLAMLRVDAGHLFFSAADQQPLRRNVSQIHQIEAADTATLEIVDDIAQVTGKQGQQQYRDQRVADASVPLKRPVYVNGFVTWEHLVQHHDPLTDVLSLGQILACLACGIDFRDLDQVQHFAANRNNLFALKESLHPVLAQAIYRMTELHRARRVQDLPSMVATLQNYRDASTNFNFDLSLDVEPTAEETRSAAILGRLRRRLFEITRRNRLLNFSATMATINLTQASVPLSLDPSKIDLKKLLIADDSMLRRLGAGKSVSLSSFINFQEVLYATSVLDRIITDDRRERAEYGFGGLRLAMAFLNWADVKSKPPQKYNSPLVLVSVTLKKKKGVRDTYYLEASDSDAEVNPVLRHLMNQLYGIELPVTIPLQAGAIAELAERLRIAIAASDTSVELSIVERPQIELIRAKAQKRLQQYQRRARVSGRGVRNYGDLQYSYDPANYHPLGLRLFESKVRQPTTNLEAITRKEIPARTHQMAQAADDDELYSTPEPSSTPGPNPKPGPNPTHGSGPTHDPDPAQEKATSPPNETETPAENETQKTFYRWKEGGSDNPYHWQVDLCNITLASFRYRRMSLVRDYDSMLRDGTDNASFEALFSSVPREATRALPQELPVDQRFDVVPCDPTQAQAISEARAGHNYIVQGPPGTGKSQTITNLIADYVARGQRVLFVCEKRAAIDVVFARLKAIGLGPVCCLIHDAQADKKDFVHDLRSTYETFLTTKAPTRKSKASRDKLAADMGGELAHLMQVDEVMNTPLDDAGLSLMELLDRCLELESSNGPQAPPTITALDRERLPPYVDWRNNELAIASVAARLQPLQPDGILARHPLSILRCDLVSDSEPLARVTRELATARRSLSQLEEKFESLGLAPSVWQSFECAQSAIAYAEAAAPLARANLLAAVEKNSKASRSLNQKLRYLKRLHDTADESSTVNQNWRQKLSAEDTDIAMSIAEQCEGRLTSLLSPRWWRLRGLLNRSYDFTAHAIRPSWVSVLLQLQTEHDHARAVDVRTRKLQDEYGLEDDPLQWNDRITDLRKMLSEQPDLQAQLHEPMLQSRDAGDTLQQIADAREQLTSVQESLDSICDAWSDLLLPELGQRLATMENSLDQVPRFLTVLESLQPMPERLAWALRRLPVSHNELERTLADETYQRQLRRNPSAESFSGGTRNSNAQQLRSLYGKWLRSNSDEVLHQVVERFAAHVQQADDVSPASRDEKRWRKSYQKGRRELEHEFGKQMRYKPIRKLLSGETRQVIVDLKPVWLMSPLSVSETLPLDDDVDVVIFDEASQVTLEEAVPSLCRGRQSIVVGDQMQLPPSDFFSSKSSADDEDDEFAVRDEEGDNVHYDLSSASFLDFADRNLPSTMLGWHYRSRSESLISFSNWRFYNGRLLTVPEERLRGKPISFHFMENGCYENRKNRCEAEHIAGLVRELLCGTTPSSDPDNPTNGLPESLPKNPTIGVIAFSEAQQSEIESALSRLAEQDRDFAEKLDAELVREDDGQFVGLLVKNLENIQGDERDIVLMSICYGPDPQGKIRMNFGPINRSGGEKRLNVAFSRAKHHMAIVTSIRYGAITNDYNNGAATLQDYLQYAEAISDRRSEQAAGLLARIGRQRVGSTFDSEVSDSVLKEQVSAALRAAGWQVDLNVGQSHFRIDIAVRSSEDETYRLGILLDDASYRESDPFERDVQRPQLLEDFGWQITHVLAKDWYLDAQSETQRLLKRLGASVY; via the coding sequence GTGCCAGAAATTCGCGGGCAAGTGGATGTGTCAACCATCGATGCCATGCTGGAGGCGGCAATCGCTGAGGGCGGCTTGCCAACGGAGGATGTCTTGGCGGCGATCGTGTCGCTGATGCAGCAATGCATCAGCACTCACGAAGCAGGCCATGTCGCTCCGTTGGAAGGACTCGCAATGCTACGCGTCGATGCGGGGCACCTCTTCTTTTCGGCCGCCGATCAGCAACCGTTGCGGCGCAACGTTTCACAGATTCATCAGATCGAAGCGGCGGATACGGCGACGCTGGAGATCGTCGACGACATCGCCCAAGTCACCGGCAAGCAAGGTCAACAACAGTACCGCGATCAACGCGTCGCTGACGCAAGCGTGCCCCTCAAACGACCGGTGTACGTCAACGGGTTCGTGACTTGGGAACACTTGGTGCAACATCATGATCCGTTGACCGATGTGCTGAGCCTGGGGCAGATTCTGGCATGCCTGGCGTGCGGAATCGATTTCCGCGACCTGGACCAGGTTCAGCACTTCGCCGCGAACCGCAACAACCTATTCGCGTTGAAGGAATCGTTACATCCTGTGCTCGCGCAAGCGATCTACCGGATGACCGAATTGCATCGCGCACGACGTGTCCAGGATCTACCGTCCATGGTCGCGACGCTCCAGAATTATCGCGATGCCTCCACCAACTTTAATTTCGACCTTTCACTCGATGTGGAGCCAACTGCGGAGGAAACTCGCTCGGCAGCAATCCTCGGTCGATTGCGTCGCCGACTCTTTGAGATCACTCGTCGCAATCGACTGCTGAACTTTTCGGCCACGATGGCAACCATCAATCTGACACAGGCTTCGGTTCCTCTGTCGTTAGATCCCAGCAAGATTGACCTCAAGAAGCTGCTGATCGCTGATGACTCGATGCTCCGTCGCTTGGGCGCTGGCAAATCCGTGTCGCTTTCCAGCTTTATCAATTTCCAAGAAGTCTTGTACGCAACAAGCGTGTTAGATCGGATCATCACGGACGACCGCCGCGAACGAGCGGAGTACGGATTCGGTGGCCTACGATTGGCAATGGCATTCCTCAATTGGGCAGATGTGAAGTCCAAACCACCGCAGAAATACAATTCACCGCTGGTGTTGGTCAGTGTGACCCTGAAGAAGAAAAAGGGCGTCCGGGACACCTATTATTTGGAAGCATCTGATTCAGACGCCGAGGTGAACCCGGTCCTGCGACACCTGATGAACCAGTTGTATGGCATCGAATTGCCTGTGACGATTCCGCTTCAGGCCGGGGCGATCGCCGAGCTTGCCGAGCGATTGCGCATCGCGATCGCCGCCAGCGATACGTCCGTGGAACTATCGATCGTCGAGCGACCGCAGATCGAATTGATCCGCGCCAAGGCTCAGAAACGATTGCAGCAGTATCAACGACGTGCGCGTGTCAGCGGTCGCGGTGTGCGGAATTATGGGGACCTGCAGTACAGCTACGATCCCGCCAACTACCATCCGCTGGGCTTGCGACTCTTTGAATCCAAAGTTCGCCAACCGACCACGAATCTCGAAGCGATCACCCGCAAGGAAATCCCGGCGCGAACGCATCAGATGGCACAGGCGGCCGACGATGACGAACTGTACTCAACACCTGAACCGAGCTCAACACCTGGGCCGAACCCAAAACCAGGGCCGAACCCAACACACGGGTCTGGCCCGACACACGACCCTGATCCAGCACAAGAGAAAGCGACCTCTCCACCCAACGAAACGGAGACTCCTGCTGAAAACGAGACGCAGAAAACCTTCTACCGCTGGAAGGAAGGCGGCAGTGACAATCCTTATCACTGGCAAGTTGATCTTTGCAACATCACCCTGGCGTCGTTCCGGTACCGCCGTATGTCGTTGGTACGTGATTACGACTCCATGCTTCGCGACGGGACTGACAACGCCTCGTTTGAAGCGTTGTTCTCATCCGTGCCACGCGAGGCGACACGGGCGCTGCCACAAGAACTCCCCGTCGACCAGCGATTTGATGTGGTTCCCTGCGATCCGACTCAGGCCCAGGCGATCAGCGAAGCACGTGCGGGACACAACTACATCGTTCAAGGACCGCCGGGGACGGGGAAGTCGCAAACGATCACGAACCTGATCGCGGATTACGTCGCACGTGGCCAACGCGTGTTATTTGTTTGTGAGAAACGAGCCGCCATCGATGTCGTGTTCGCTCGTCTTAAAGCGATCGGACTTGGCCCTGTGTGCTGTTTGATTCACGATGCGCAAGCGGACAAGAAAGATTTCGTTCACGACTTAAGGTCAACCTACGAAACGTTCTTGACAACGAAAGCACCCACCCGAAAGTCCAAAGCATCACGAGACAAGCTAGCCGCTGACATGGGCGGAGAACTGGCCCATTTGATGCAGGTTGACGAGGTGATGAACACGCCACTCGACGATGCTGGCCTCTCGTTGATGGAGTTGCTCGACCGATGTTTGGAGTTGGAATCATCCAACGGCCCGCAGGCACCACCCACGATTACCGCCTTGGACCGGGAACGTTTGCCACCCTATGTGGACTGGCGAAATAACGAACTCGCGATTGCCTCGGTTGCCGCTCGATTGCAACCGCTTCAGCCCGATGGCATCCTGGCTCGGCATCCACTGTCGATCCTCCGCTGTGATCTGGTCTCCGATTCGGAACCGCTGGCTCGCGTCACTCGTGAATTGGCAACGGCCCGGCGATCACTGAGTCAACTGGAAGAAAAGTTCGAGTCACTGGGACTGGCCCCTTCGGTTTGGCAATCATTCGAGTGCGCTCAGTCGGCGATCGCCTACGCCGAGGCAGCCGCTCCGTTGGCCCGCGCCAATCTGCTGGCTGCGGTGGAAAAAAATAGCAAGGCTTCGCGTTCGTTGAATCAGAAACTTCGCTATCTGAAACGATTGCACGACACCGCAGACGAGTCCTCCACGGTGAACCAAAACTGGCGTCAAAAGCTATCCGCCGAAGACACCGACATCGCGATGTCGATCGCAGAGCAATGTGAAGGACGATTGACGAGTCTGCTCAGCCCCCGTTGGTGGCGATTGCGTGGACTCCTGAACCGAAGTTACGACTTCACCGCACACGCAATCCGTCCCTCTTGGGTTTCCGTCCTCCTGCAACTGCAAACCGAGCACGATCACGCCAGAGCGGTGGACGTCCGCACGCGGAAATTGCAAGACGAATATGGACTGGAAGACGACCCGCTGCAGTGGAACGATCGTATCACTGACCTGCGAAAAATGCTTTCCGAGCAACCGGATTTGCAGGCACAACTTCACGAACCCATGCTGCAATCCAGGGACGCGGGCGACACGCTCCAGCAGATTGCTGACGCTCGTGAACAGCTCACCAGCGTGCAAGAATCCCTGGATTCGATTTGCGACGCATGGAGCGATCTGTTACTGCCCGAACTGGGACAACGACTCGCCACAATGGAGAACTCGCTCGACCAAGTTCCACGATTCTTAACGGTCTTGGAATCGTTGCAACCGATGCCCGAGCGATTGGCTTGGGCGCTGCGTCGGTTGCCGGTCTCGCATAACGAATTGGAACGGACCCTTGCCGACGAAACGTACCAACGACAACTGCGCCGCAACCCGTCGGCGGAATCGTTTTCTGGTGGCACTCGAAATTCAAACGCTCAACAACTCCGTTCGCTGTACGGAAAATGGTTGCGTTCCAACAGTGACGAAGTACTACACCAAGTCGTGGAACGCTTCGCCGCCCATGTTCAACAAGCGGACGATGTGTCACCGGCATCACGCGATGAAAAGCGATGGCGAAAGAGTTACCAAAAGGGACGACGAGAGCTGGAACATGAGTTCGGCAAACAGATGCGATACAAACCGATTCGCAAGTTGCTGTCGGGTGAAACCCGCCAAGTGATTGTCGACCTGAAGCCCGTCTGGCTGATGAGCCCTCTGAGTGTTTCCGAGACGTTACCGCTGGACGATGACGTCGACGTAGTGATCTTCGATGAAGCGAGTCAGGTCACGCTCGAGGAAGCGGTCCCGTCATTGTGTCGCGGACGCCAGAGCATCGTGGTGGGTGATCAAATGCAATTGCCCCCGTCGGACTTCTTTTCCAGCAAATCATCGGCTGACGACGAGGACGACGAATTTGCAGTCCGTGACGAGGAGGGTGACAACGTGCATTATGATTTGTCGTCGGCCAGTTTTCTGGATTTCGCAGATCGCAACTTGCCTTCGACCATGCTCGGTTGGCACTATCGCAGTCGCAGCGAATCGCTGATCAGCTTTTCCAACTGGCGGTTTTACAACGGTCGGTTGCTGACGGTTCCCGAAGAGCGACTCCGTGGAAAACCGATCAGTTTTCATTTCATGGAAAATGGATGTTACGAGAATCGCAAGAACCGCTGCGAGGCGGAGCATATCGCTGGTCTGGTGCGTGAACTGTTATGCGGTACAACGCCATCATCGGATCCGGACAACCCAACCAACGGACTCCCTGAATCGTTACCGAAGAATCCCACGATCGGCGTGATCGCATTTTCGGAAGCACAGCAGTCGGAAATTGAATCCGCACTGTCGCGTTTGGCCGAACAGGACCGCGACTTTGCCGAAAAGTTGGATGCGGAACTTGTCCGAGAAGACGATGGACAATTTGTTGGCTTGCTGGTCAAGAACCTGGAAAACATCCAGGGTGATGAACGGGATATCGTCTTGATGAGTATTTGCTACGGACCTGATCCGCAGGGCAAGATACGAATGAACTTTGGACCCATCAATCGAAGTGGTGGCGAGAAACGGTTGAACGTTGCCTTCAGTCGAGCCAAGCACCACATGGCGATCGTGACCAGCATCCGATACGGGGCGATCACGAATGATTACAACAATGGCGCTGCGACGTTGCAGGACTACTTACAGTATGCGGAAGCGATCTCGGATCGTCGCAGCGAACAAGCGGCTGGCTTGCTAGCACGAATCGGTCGCCAACGAGTCGGTTCGACCTTTGATTCGGAAGTGAGCGACAGTGTTTTGAAAGAACAGGTATCCGCTGCGCTGCGTGCAGCCGGTTGGCAAGTTGATCTCAATGTGGGCCAAAGTCACTTTCGTATCGACATTGCCGTCCGTAGCAGCGAAGACGAGACCTATCGTCTCGGGATTCTGTTGGACGATGCTTCGTACCGTGAATCAGACCCTTTTGAACGTGACGTGCAGCGTCCACAGTTGCTGGAAGATTTCGGCTGGCAAATCACGCACGTGCTGGCCAAAGACTGGTACTTGGACGCCCAATCCGAAACACAACGATTGCTGAAACGGTTGGGAGCGAGCGTTTACTGA
- a CDS encoding M48 family metalloprotease encodes MHTGKKPANEPLAIDRLVPPYLNELATFLQTHMPDAWQWMHSDRFARMDVESIRLELLRTTVRIDRGKNERVYSLVDRVAETLRLKIPVTLYQVQNPNGWNAAAMSIPDHADLLIEGPLLTEFSDQELTAVLAHELGHVVLWQVDDCRHHTTLLLLDALCNDANAADAHIQSDRLRRLYTEIFCDRVASTVLGDPLPAIASLIKVGTQASEVDPDSYLNQADEIFATGSVKSDQVTHPELFIRARSLKLWADSSDEVHAKVDSMIGRDAQLDQMDLLQREKISRLTQLTLDAMLRHDWFRSDASLAHARLFFEQYQWTKILNKDLKSLAWQISKLDPTVQQYFAYLLLDFATTDRELDVLPLAAAMECAEMFSISDVFRDIARKELKMRVKQWDELDNSKHDLLAKADKK; translated from the coding sequence ATGCATACGGGAAAAAAACCGGCGAATGAACCTCTGGCAATCGATCGGCTTGTTCCTCCCTATCTGAACGAACTGGCTACCTTTTTGCAGACCCACATGCCTGATGCCTGGCAGTGGATGCACTCGGATCGCTTTGCACGGATGGATGTGGAGTCGATTCGCTTGGAACTGCTCCGCACCACGGTTCGGATTGATCGCGGTAAAAACGAGCGTGTGTACTCGCTCGTTGACAGGGTCGCCGAAACGCTGCGACTGAAAATCCCTGTGACGCTGTACCAAGTGCAAAATCCGAACGGCTGGAACGCGGCGGCGATGTCGATCCCCGACCATGCCGATCTGTTGATCGAAGGGCCGTTGCTAACGGAATTTAGCGATCAGGAATTGACTGCTGTTCTAGCCCATGAGTTGGGCCACGTTGTGCTGTGGCAAGTGGATGATTGCCGACACCACACAACGCTATTGCTATTGGATGCTCTCTGCAACGACGCGAATGCCGCTGATGCTCACATCCAATCCGATCGTTTGCGCCGCCTGTATACTGAAATTTTTTGTGATCGTGTCGCTAGCACCGTGTTGGGTGATCCGTTGCCAGCGATCGCCTCCCTGATCAAAGTCGGGACACAAGCCAGTGAAGTTGACCCAGACAGCTACCTCAATCAGGCAGACGAGATTTTTGCCACAGGCAGCGTCAAGTCGGATCAAGTGACGCATCCAGAATTGTTCATTCGCGCTCGTTCGCTGAAGCTTTGGGCTGACTCGTCCGATGAGGTTCACGCGAAAGTCGATTCCATGATCGGCCGCGATGCACAACTCGATCAAATGGATTTGCTTCAACGTGAAAAGATCAGTCGCTTAACACAGCTAACACTCGACGCGATGTTGCGGCATGACTGGTTTCGCAGCGATGCATCGTTGGCTCACGCACGTCTATTTTTTGAACAATACCAATGGACGAAAATTCTTAACAAGGACTTGAAGAGTCTCGCGTGGCAGATCAGCAAACTGGACCCAACGGTCCAACAATACTTTGCTTACTTGCTGCTGGATTTTGCCACGACTGACCGGGAGCTGGATGTCTTACCGTTGGCTGCCGCAATGGAGTGCGCTGAAATGTTTTCGATCAGTGATGTGTTTCGGGACATCGCGCGTAAGGAACTGAAAATGCGAGTCAAGCAGTGGGACGAACTTGACAACAGCAAGCATGACTTGCTGGCGAAGGCCGACAAGAAATGA
- a CDS encoding ABC transporter permease, which translates to MPIEAIATGWGPALVTTFALMAVSSVVAIIVGVPAAATASLLDSLPIAHSIGDRFRRVFVSLWIAAMLFAIATPLILHAAAWESTAGKFGWLVKTVTGGNLIWVGWIHGIHGAAILAVLLFWATRNIPREVIQHASLDFNPWAGWWHVRWAIAKPWGVGGVIVVWLIAATEMSVADLHSVRTIADQFYLFYALDPTWTSVAMTTWIPLLLVIGPAIGWFLIRRQPLSFGTATSTSNRSLFNRKHFAATSTASTPTLIFAWLGTITGLVVCLGMMAVGLVLQTGHLVEIQDGQASARWSLSACIENLAQAPTLFADEYFWTLQLACLTSLLVVPIAGGLARLGRVFPKFGVASDLVLTLAFFVPGPIVGMTVVQLFASIIPNGEILATQTLIPTILAVSVRSGILAYAILRLAYLQIAASVWESSRLDGGTWFRVMRIELPLIWPAVIIAALTTAVVSSGDVPATLPVLPPGVTTVGTRLFGLLHSGSRYQEAALAFWYFSAFILVGAAAWILIRFAARGSSSPRISS; encoded by the coding sequence TTGCCGATCGAAGCGATTGCCACCGGCTGGGGCCCCGCCCTGGTGACGACTTTTGCCCTGATGGCCGTTTCGTCCGTTGTTGCCATCATAGTTGGCGTCCCGGCGGCAGCGACGGCCAGCCTATTGGATAGCCTGCCGATCGCCCATTCGATTGGAGATCGTTTTCGTCGCGTCTTCGTTTCGTTGTGGATCGCCGCGATGCTGTTCGCCATCGCCACGCCACTGATCCTGCATGCGGCGGCCTGGGAATCCACGGCAGGCAAATTCGGTTGGCTGGTCAAAACAGTCACCGGCGGCAATTTGATCTGGGTCGGCTGGATTCACGGCATCCACGGTGCAGCCATCCTGGCAGTGTTGCTGTTCTGGGCAACCCGCAACATTCCTCGCGAAGTCATCCAACACGCTTCGCTGGACTTCAATCCCTGGGCCGGTTGGTGGCACGTCCGTTGGGCTATCGCGAAACCTTGGGGCGTGGGCGGAGTCATCGTGGTTTGGTTGATCGCAGCAACTGAGATGAGTGTCGCCGACCTGCATAGTGTGCGCACGATCGCGGACCAGTTCTATCTTTTCTATGCGCTCGATCCAACTTGGACTTCCGTCGCCATGACAACCTGGATCCCATTGCTGCTTGTCATCGGACCCGCAATCGGCTGGTTCCTGATTCGACGACAACCGCTATCGTTCGGAACCGCAACCTCGACATCCAACCGTTCATTATTTAACCGCAAACACTTCGCCGCAACGTCAACCGCTTCCACGCCCACGCTGATCTTCGCTTGGCTCGGCACGATCACCGGGCTCGTTGTTTGCCTAGGCATGATGGCCGTGGGACTGGTCCTGCAAACCGGACACCTCGTTGAAATCCAAGACGGCCAAGCATCCGCGCGCTGGTCACTATCCGCTTGCATCGAAAACCTTGCCCAAGCCCCGACTCTGTTCGCCGACGAATACTTCTGGACGCTTCAACTGGCATGTTTAACCAGCCTATTGGTCGTTCCGATCGCAGGCGGACTCGCCCGGCTAGGACGTGTCTTCCCGAAGTTCGGCGTCGCCAGCGATCTCGTCTTAACGCTCGCATTCTTTGTCCCCGGCCCCATCGTGGGAATGACTGTGGTGCAACTGTTTGCCTCCATCATTCCGAACGGTGAGATACTGGCAACGCAAACGTTAATCCCAACCATTCTGGCCGTCAGCGTTCGCTCGGGAATCCTGGCCTATGCGATCCTGCGTCTCGCGTATTTGCAAATCGCGGCATCGGTTTGGGAGTCATCTCGACTGGACGGCGGGACGTGGTTTCGCGTCATGCGGATCGAACTGCCGCTGATATGGCCAGCGGTCATCATCGCGGCGCTGACCACAGCGGTTGTCTCGAGCGGTGATGTCCCGGCCACGCTTCCGGTCTTGCCGCCTGGCGTGACCACGGTCGGAACCCGCCTCTTCGGTCTCCTTCACAGCGGTTCACGCTACCAAGAAGCCGCCCTCGCGTTCTGGTACTTTAGTGCTTTCATTCTCGTCGGCGCTGCAGCCTGGATCTTGATTCGCTTTGCTGCACGAGGATCATCTTCCCCGCGTATTTCATCCTAA
- a CDS encoding ABC1 kinase family protein, giving the protein MKLTSIPSLYRNLRRGREILVVLRRYGLADWLSRSQRMPLQNWIKDRSGVPLTQYTRAERIRKAITELGPTFIKVGQVLASRPDLVGIELAEELKGLRSDVRPDSEAQVRATLTSELGEDYESRFRSIEYEPLATASIGQVHRAVLPDGRRVVLKIQRSGIDRMMKQDLEVLEGLAQLASRVDALAVWGPQQMVRQLMPMVKNELDFNRERGSLKQFAEMLASDRDEVVVPDVIDSLCTRRVLVMNEMIGVPLAKVFSHTNVAEDDVPLPSGDSSPSSDRPPRMLPPDFGQRLARVYLKMVFEDGFFHADPHPGNLYYLEDGRLGILDFGMTGRIDESLRESIEEMLLAIHSGDRRRLTRLIRQVGNPRVDLDQAALEIDVADFVDTFGRQSLDRFDLAGALNQLTEILHQHGISLPNQSALLLKMLISLEGTLRELGVGFDSLDIVQSYLRRVMYRRLMPGRRLRQARRIYLENEAFMEEAPERVLSLLNQAQLGQLQFRLEPKRFAPVVNRLVIGLMASAVFLGSALLLAYEVSPVLFPDEPVMGIQRLSTLGLIGFVLSIGVMGFLCLAIFRGDGD; this is encoded by the coding sequence ATGAAATTGACCTCCATACCGAGTCTGTATCGAAATCTCCGTCGCGGGCGAGAGATTTTGGTAGTGCTGCGCCGTTACGGATTGGCCGATTGGCTGAGTCGTTCGCAGCGGATGCCGCTGCAGAACTGGATCAAGGACCGGTCCGGCGTGCCGCTGACCCAGTACACACGGGCGGAACGAATTCGCAAGGCGATTACGGAACTGGGACCCACGTTCATTAAGGTTGGCCAGGTTCTGGCATCGCGGCCTGACTTGGTGGGGATCGAGCTTGCGGAAGAACTGAAGGGCTTGCGCAGCGATGTGCGGCCGGATTCGGAAGCACAGGTGCGTGCCACGCTGACCAGCGAGCTGGGCGAAGATTACGAATCGCGATTTCGATCGATCGAATACGAGCCGTTGGCAACCGCTTCGATTGGTCAGGTCCACCGCGCCGTTTTGCCGGATGGCCGCCGCGTTGTTTTGAAAATTCAGCGGTCCGGAATTGACCGCATGATGAAGCAGGACCTCGAGGTGCTTGAGGGGTTGGCGCAGCTTGCGTCGCGAGTGGACGCACTTGCGGTCTGGGGACCGCAACAAATGGTGCGGCAGCTAATGCCGATGGTCAAAAATGAATTGGACTTCAATCGAGAGCGGGGCAGCCTCAAGCAGTTTGCAGAGATGTTGGCAAGTGATCGCGATGAGGTGGTGGTTCCCGATGTGATCGATTCGTTGTGCACCCGTCGCGTGTTGGTCATGAACGAGATGATTGGCGTGCCGCTGGCGAAAGTGTTTTCGCACACGAATGTCGCTGAGGACGATGTACCGCTTCCATCGGGTGACTCTTCGCCTTCGTCCGATCGTCCGCCGAGGATGCTACCGCCGGATTTTGGTCAGCGGCTAGCGCGTGTTTATCTGAAGATGGTTTTTGAGGACGGTTTCTTTCACGCCGACCCTCACCCTGGAAACCTGTACTATCTGGAAGACGGGCGTCTGGGCATTCTTGACTTTGGAATGACCGGGCGAATCGATGAGTCGTTGCGTGAGTCGATCGAAGAGATGCTGTTGGCGATTCATTCGGGTGACCGTCGACGTTTGACACGATTGATTCGTCAGGTTGGCAATCCGCGAGTGGATTTGGACCAGGCGGCTTTGGAGATCGATGTCGCTGATTTTGTAGACACGTTCGGACGACAATCGCTTGATCGTTTTGATTTGGCGGGGGCGCTGAATCAATTGACTGAAATCCTGCACCAACACGGGATCAGTTTGCCCAATCAATCGGCGTTGTTGTTGAAGATGCTGATCTCCCTTGAGGGCACGCTGCGAGAGTTGGGGGTGGGGTTTGATTCGCTCGATATTGTGCAGTCGTATCTTCGCCGGGTGATGTATCGGCGGCTGATGCCGGGGCGGCGGCTCCGACAAGCCAGACGGATCTATCTGGAAAACGAAGCGTTCATGGAAGAGGCACCTGAGCGGGTGCTGTCGCTCTTGAACCAGGCCCAACTCGGTCAGCTGCAGTTTCGGCTGGAACCGAAGCGTTTTGCCCCGGTTGTGAACCGGTTGGTGATTGGACTGATGGCCAGTGCTGTGTTTTTGGGATCGGCGTTATTATTGGCCTACGAGGTCTCGCCAGTGTTGTTCCCGGATGAGCCCGTGATGGGAATTCAGCGACTCAGTACGCTGGGCTTGATTGGATTTGTGTTGAGTATCGGCGTGATGGGTTTTCTTTGTCTGGCGATTTTTCGCGGCGACGGGGATTGA